From a single Streptomyces misionensis genomic region:
- a CDS encoding SDR family NAD(P)-dependent oxidoreductase gives MTRNIVISGGGTGIGLATARAFAEDGDRVLLLGRRAEVLEKAGVPGALTHAADLTDPADVRGVARLVAKEFGTVDVLVHSAGGSGQLEPPAAGDDPLDRVAHAWTVAFQLNTLTAALLTEALEERLAEPGGRVLFLSSIAAYRGSGSGAYGASKAALHPYAHDLARRLGHRGITVNVVAPGYIEDTDFFGDAMAEERRAQLIAETSNGRAGRPGDVAATLHWLASPAAAHITSQVIQVNGGAERGH, from the coding sequence ATGACTCGCAACATCGTGATCAGCGGAGGCGGTACGGGCATCGGGCTGGCGACGGCCCGGGCCTTCGCCGAGGACGGGGACCGGGTGCTGCTCCTCGGGCGGCGCGCGGAGGTACTGGAGAAGGCCGGGGTGCCGGGGGCGCTCACCCACGCGGCGGACCTCACCGACCCCGCCGACGTGCGGGGCGTCGCCCGCCTCGTCGCCAAGGAGTTCGGCACCGTCGACGTGCTCGTGCACAGCGCGGGCGGCTCCGGGCAGCTGGAGCCCCCGGCCGCCGGCGACGACCCCCTCGACCGGGTGGCCCACGCGTGGACGGTCGCCTTCCAGCTCAACACCCTGACCGCGGCCCTCCTGACCGAGGCCCTGGAGGAGCGGCTGGCCGAACCCGGCGGGCGGGTGCTCTTCCTCAGCTCCATCGCCGCCTACCGGGGCTCGGGCAGCGGCGCCTACGGGGCGTCCAAGGCCGCGCTGCACCCCTACGCCCATGACCTGGCCCGCCGGCTGGGCCACCGGGGCATCACCGTGAACGTGGTGGCGCCCGGCTACATCGAGGACACCGACTTCTTCGGTGACGCCATGGCGGAGGAGCGGCGGGCGCAGCTCATCGCCGAGACCTCCAACGGCCGGGCGGGCCGGCCCGGCGATGTGGCGGCCACCCTGCACTGGCTGGCCTCGCCCGCCGCGGCGCACATCACCTCACAGGTGATCCAGGTGAACGGAGGTGCCGAGCGCGGACACTGA
- a CDS encoding Na+/H+ antiporter, which produces MNQLALLFVLLLGALVSVPVGDRLKLPAPVLMTLFGGVLAVADFVPNVNIPPELILPGLLPPLLYAAVRRTSWRQFTANKRPILMLAVALVFVTMVCVAFVANAIVPGLSVAAAVALGALIAPPDPVAATSVAGQLGLPRRLVSILEGEGLFNDVTAIVLYHVAIAAAVSGTFSPWHAGLELVLSAVVAVVVGLALGWGANRLMDLLGDPTLQIGMTLLVPYASYVLAEKLHGSGVLAVLTTALYLSEYATGADDVMTRLAGHTFWDIIDTLVTGVAFGLIGLELHNAIRTASGRWGELIGWAAAVAGVVIVVRLLWLLPATWLTKRLHARRDLDEEIPTSWRETVVMWWSGMRGVASVALALAIPLETDAGRPFPDRDEIVFIAFGVIVATLVVQGLTLPWLVDRLRVQADSEREKEYEKELAVRAAKAAKRRLREIEQVEDLPEELSEQMLRQAFDIGIRISPDMGEEERREAQHQRAKRLKRIRRIQGEMLSAARHEVLAARSEPGMDPEIVDRILRHLDVRSLR; this is translated from the coding sequence TTGAATCAGTTGGCTCTGTTGTTCGTCCTGCTGCTCGGGGCCCTGGTGAGCGTTCCGGTGGGGGACCGGCTCAAGCTGCCCGCCCCGGTGCTGATGACGCTGTTCGGCGGGGTCCTGGCGGTCGCCGACTTCGTGCCCAACGTGAACATCCCGCCCGAGCTGATCCTGCCCGGGCTGCTGCCGCCGCTGCTGTACGCGGCCGTACGCCGCACCTCCTGGCGGCAGTTCACGGCCAACAAGCGCCCGATCCTGATGCTGGCCGTCGCCCTGGTGTTCGTGACCATGGTGTGCGTCGCCTTCGTCGCCAACGCGATCGTGCCCGGCCTGTCGGTCGCCGCCGCCGTGGCGCTCGGCGCGCTGATCGCTCCGCCCGACCCGGTCGCCGCGACCAGCGTCGCCGGGCAACTCGGGCTGCCGCGCCGCCTGGTCTCCATCCTGGAGGGCGAGGGGCTGTTCAACGACGTCACGGCGATCGTGCTCTACCACGTGGCGATCGCCGCCGCGGTGAGCGGCACGTTCTCGCCGTGGCACGCCGGACTGGAGCTGGTGCTGTCCGCGGTGGTCGCGGTGGTCGTGGGACTGGCGCTGGGCTGGGGTGCCAACCGGCTGATGGACCTGCTGGGCGACCCGACCCTCCAGATCGGCATGACCCTGCTGGTGCCGTACGCCTCCTATGTACTCGCCGAGAAGCTGCACGGCTCCGGCGTGCTCGCGGTGCTCACCACCGCCCTGTACCTCTCCGAGTACGCCACCGGCGCCGACGACGTGATGACCCGGCTGGCCGGACACACCTTCTGGGACATCATCGACACCCTGGTCACGGGCGTCGCCTTCGGGCTGATCGGTCTGGAGCTGCACAACGCCATCCGCACGGCCAGCGGCCGCTGGGGCGAGCTGATCGGCTGGGCGGCCGCCGTCGCCGGTGTGGTGATCGTCGTCCGGCTGCTGTGGCTGCTGCCGGCGACCTGGCTGACCAAACGGCTGCACGCCCGCCGCGACCTGGACGAGGAGATCCCGACCAGCTGGCGGGAGACGGTGGTGATGTGGTGGTCCGGGATGCGCGGGGTGGCGTCGGTCGCGCTGGCGCTGGCCATTCCGCTGGAGACCGACGCCGGACGGCCCTTCCCGGACCGGGACGAGATCGTCTTCATCGCCTTCGGGGTGATCGTCGCCACCCTGGTGGTCCAGGGGCTGACGCTGCCCTGGCTGGTCGACCGGCTCAGGGTGCAGGCCGACTCCGAGCGGGAGAAGGAGTACGAGAAGGAGCTGGCGGTGCGCGCGGCGAAGGCGGCCAAGCGCCGGCTGCGGGAGATCGAGCAGGTGGAGGACCTGCCCGAGGAGCTGTCCGAGCAGATGCTGCGGCAGGCGTTCGACATCGGCATCCGGATCAGCCCGGACATGGGCGAGGAGGAGCGGCGCGAGGCACAGCACCAGCGGGCCAAGCGGCTGAAGCGGATCCGGCGCATCCAGGGCGAGATGCTCAGCGCGGCCCGGCACGAGGTGCTGGCGGCGCGCAGCGAGCCGGGCATGGACCCGGAGATCGTGGACCGCATCCTGCGCCACCTCGACGTGCGCAGCCTGCGCTAG
- a CDS encoding GNAT family N-acetyltransferase, producing MSADHGARHTLRIAEDPADLEACFAVRKEVFVREQGVDEAIEYDEYDAVAVHVLAVRADGVPLGTGRLLTGAAAVAKTGADPSVGSLGRLAVAREARGLGIGAALVRAIEDAARARGLAAVDLHAQTQALGFYERLGYEAYGPEFPDAGIPHRSMRRAL from the coding sequence ATGAGCGCGGACCACGGCGCGCGGCACACCCTGCGGATCGCCGAGGACCCCGCCGACCTGGAGGCCTGTTTCGCGGTCCGCAAGGAGGTCTTCGTCCGCGAACAGGGCGTCGACGAAGCCATCGAGTACGACGAGTACGACGCCGTCGCCGTGCATGTGCTGGCGGTCCGCGCGGACGGCGTGCCGCTGGGCACGGGCCGGCTGCTGACCGGAGCGGCGGCCGTCGCCAAGACCGGCGCGGACCCGTCCGTCGGCTCGCTCGGGCGGCTCGCCGTCGCCCGGGAGGCCCGCGGGCTCGGCATCGGCGCCGCCCTGGTGCGGGCCATCGAGGACGCGGCCCGCGCGCGTGGCCTCGCCGCGGTGGACCTGCACGCGCAGACCCAGGCGCTGGGTTTCTACGAGCGGTTGGGCTACGAGGCGTACGGTCCGGAGTTCCCGGACGCGGGCATACCGCACCGCTCGATGCGCCGCGCCCTGTAG
- a CDS encoding RluA family pseudouridine synthase produces the protein MSTIPEIRTLPVPDGLEGERVDAAISRMFGFSRTKAAELAAAGKVQVDGAVVGKSERVRGGAWLEVEMPQAPAPVQVVAEPVEGMEIVHDDDDVVVIVKPVGVAAHPSPGWSGPTVIGGLAAAGYRISTSGAAERQGIVHRLDVGTSGLMVVAKSEYAYTSLKRQFKERTVDKRYHTLVQGHPDPTSGTIDAPIGRHPNHDYKWAVTADGKPSVTHYDLIEAFRAASLLDVKLETGRTHQIRVHMAAHRHPCVGDLTYGADPTLAKRLGLTRQWLHAVRLGFEHPGDGRWVEFESDYPEDLQRALDQVREETYG, from the coding sequence GTGAGCACGATTCCCGAGATCCGTACCCTGCCCGTGCCCGACGGCCTGGAGGGCGAGCGCGTCGACGCCGCCATCTCCCGCATGTTCGGCTTCTCCCGCACGAAGGCGGCCGAGCTGGCCGCGGCCGGCAAGGTGCAGGTCGACGGCGCGGTGGTCGGCAAGTCCGAGCGGGTGCGCGGCGGCGCCTGGCTGGAGGTCGAGATGCCGCAGGCGCCCGCCCCGGTGCAGGTGGTCGCCGAGCCGGTCGAGGGCATGGAGATCGTGCACGACGACGACGACGTGGTCGTGATCGTCAAGCCGGTCGGCGTGGCCGCGCACCCCTCGCCGGGCTGGTCCGGCCCCACCGTCATCGGCGGTCTCGCCGCCGCCGGCTACCGGATCTCCACCTCCGGCGCCGCCGAGCGCCAGGGCATCGTGCACCGCCTCGACGTGGGCACGTCCGGCCTGATGGTGGTCGCCAAGTCGGAGTACGCGTACACCTCGCTCAAGCGCCAGTTCAAGGAGCGCACGGTCGACAAGCGCTACCACACCCTGGTCCAGGGCCACCCGGACCCGACGAGCGGCACCATCGACGCCCCCATCGGCCGCCACCCGAACCACGACTACAAGTGGGCGGTCACCGCCGACGGCAAGCCCTCGGTGACGCACTACGACCTCATCGAGGCGTTCCGCGCCGCCTCCCTGCTCGACGTGAAGCTGGAGACCGGCCGCACCCACCAGATCCGCGTCCACATGGCCGCGCACCGCCACCCGTGCGTCGGCGACCTGACCTATGGCGCCGATCCCACCCTGGCCAAGCGGCTGGGCCTGACCCGCCAGTGGCTGCACGCCGTGCGGCTCGGCTTCGAGCACCCGGGGGACGGTCGCTGGGTGGAGTTCGAGTCCGACTACCCGGAGGACCTCCAGCGGGCCCTCGACCAGGTCCGTGAGGAGACGTACGGATGA
- the lspA gene encoding signal peptidase II → MAEAESVIGTPDTSDDSERRTPEQTRSGRGRRIAVLFSVAAFAYALDLISKMLVVAKLEGRAPVEVVGDLLELHATRNPGAAFGFAPAFTVIFTVIAAAVIVVIIRLARKLYSFPWAVALGLLLGGALGNLTDRIFRAPGLFKGEVVDFIAPKGFAIFNLADSAIVCGGILIVLLSFLGRDPDGTIHTN, encoded by the coding sequence GTGGCAGAGGCGGAGAGCGTCATCGGAACGCCGGACACTTCGGACGACAGCGAGCGGCGGACGCCGGAGCAGACGCGCAGCGGCCGTGGACGACGGATCGCCGTGCTGTTCTCCGTGGCGGCGTTCGCCTACGCGCTCGACCTGATCAGCAAGATGCTGGTGGTGGCCAAGCTGGAGGGCCGGGCGCCGGTCGAGGTCGTCGGGGACCTGCTGGAGCTGCACGCCACCCGCAACCCCGGCGCCGCCTTCGGTTTCGCCCCCGCCTTCACCGTGATCTTCACGGTGATCGCCGCCGCCGTGATCGTGGTGATCATCCGGCTGGCCCGCAAGCTCTACAGCTTCCCCTGGGCGGTCGCGCTCGGCCTGCTGCTCGGCGGTGCGCTCGGCAACCTGACCGACCGGATCTTCCGGGCGCCCGGCCTCTTCAAGGGCGAGGTGGTGGACTTCATCGCGCCCAAGGGCTTCGCGATCTTCAACCTCGCGGACTCGGCGATCGTGTGCGGCGGCATCCTGATCGTGCTGCTGTCCTTCCTCGGCCGGGACCCGGACGGCACCATCCACACCAACTGA
- a CDS encoding TraR/DksA C4-type zinc finger protein, with protein MVAKKTADKAVAGETAAKKGTAGKKATPARKSTAAKPAGKAVAEKGATVKPFVEQPGVAEEAAGHPVAKKAAAKKAAAKKAVAGKTAAKKAVAKKTAAKKTAAGKAVAGKAMTGKAVAGKATAEKATEKRPGKKTAAEKTAAKDVPAKDVPAKGSPAKHDAAVGEAAAVGSTPAEKAAAGNTAKAVAHEAAPDERSTAKKAGAARAAEQTGATTVVAKKTPGTAMAEDGAVPKARAAAAEPGELAVRPGEDPWSGEEVAEARAELQSEMERLRAEISSSEASLVGLMRDSGDGAGDDQADTGTKNITREHELALAANAREMLVQTERALERLDAGTYGLCENCGKPIGKARMQAFPRATLCVECKQKQERRS; from the coding sequence ATGGTGGCGAAGAAGACCGCGGACAAGGCCGTGGCCGGGGAGACGGCGGCGAAGAAGGGCACGGCCGGGAAGAAGGCCACGCCCGCGAGGAAGAGCACGGCCGCGAAGCCCGCGGGGAAGGCCGTCGCGGAGAAGGGAGCCACCGTGAAGCCGTTCGTGGAGCAGCCGGGCGTGGCCGAGGAGGCCGCCGGGCATCCGGTGGCGAAGAAGGCAGCGGCGAAGAAGGCCGCGGCCAAGAAGGCGGTGGCCGGGAAAACGGCGGCCAAGAAGGCGGTGGCGAAGAAGACGGCGGCCAAGAAGACGGCGGCCGGGAAAGCGGTGGCCGGGAAAGCGATGACCGGGAAAGCGGTGGCCGGGAAGGCGACCGCGGAGAAGGCCACCGAGAAGAGACCGGGGAAGAAGACGGCCGCCGAGAAGACCGCGGCCAAGGACGTGCCGGCCAAGGACGTCCCCGCGAAGGGCTCCCCGGCGAAGCACGATGCCGCGGTCGGCGAGGCCGCCGCGGTCGGCAGCACCCCGGCGGAGAAGGCCGCCGCCGGGAACACCGCGAAGGCCGTGGCCCACGAGGCGGCGCCGGACGAGCGGAGCACGGCCAAGAAGGCGGGCGCGGCGCGGGCCGCGGAGCAGACGGGAGCCACGACGGTGGTTGCGAAGAAGACCCCTGGCACGGCCATGGCGGAGGACGGCGCCGTACCCAAGGCACGCGCCGCCGCGGCGGAGCCGGGCGAACTGGCGGTGCGCCCCGGCGAGGACCCCTGGAGCGGGGAGGAGGTCGCCGAGGCGCGCGCGGAGCTCCAGTCCGAGATGGAGCGGCTGCGGGCGGAGATCAGCTCGTCCGAGGCGTCCCTCGTCGGCCTGATGCGCGACTCCGGGGACGGCGCGGGCGACGACCAGGCCGACACCGGCACCAAGAACATCACCCGCGAGCACGAGCTGGCGCTGGCCGCCAACGCGCGCGAGATGCTGGTCCAGACCGAACGGGCGCTGGAACGGCTGGACGCGGGCACCTACGGGCTGTGCGAGAACTGCGGCAAGCCCATCGGCAAGGCCCGGATGCAGGCCTTCCCGCGGGCCACCCTGTGCGTGGAGTGCAAGCAGAAGCAGGAACGCCGCTCCTGA
- the ileS gene encoding isoleucine--tRNA ligase — protein MTAPTYRQVPAQVDLPALEHAVLDFWREQKIFAKTLEQSEGRPEWVFYEGPPTANGMPGAHHIEARVFKDVFPRFRTMRGYHVARKAGWDCHGLPVELAVEKELGFSGKQDIEAYGIAEFNAKCRESVTRHTDAFAELTTRMGYWVDLDDAYRTMDPEYVESVWWSLKEIFGKGLLVQDHRVAPWCPRCGTGLSDHELAQGYETVVDPSVYVRFPLTSGPLAGEAALLVWTTTPWTLVSNTAVAAHPEVTYVVATDGEEKVVVAEPLLGKALGEGWEPTGQTFTGAEMERWTYQRPFELVEFPEPAHYVVNAEYVTTEDGTGLVHQSPAFGEDDLKVCRSYGLPVVNPVRPDGTFEEDVPLVGGVFFKKADEKLTEDLKQRGLLFRHLPYEHSYPHCWRCHTALLYYAQPSWYIRTTAVKDRLIQENEKTNWFPDTVKHGRFGDWLNNNIDWALSRNRYWGTPLPIWRCEDDHLTCVGSRAELSELSGTDQSELDPHRPYIDAITFACPQEGCGKTATRVPEVIDAWYDSGSMPFAQWGYPYKNKELFESRYPAQFISEAIDQTRGWFYTLMAVGTLVFDKSSYENVVCLGHILAEDGRKMSKHLGNILQPIPLMDQHGADAVRWFMAAGGSPWAARRVGHGTIQEVVRKTLLTYWNTVAFQALYARTSNWAPSAADPAPAERPLIDRWLLSELHALTDQVTQALEGYDTQRAGKLLSAFVDDLSNWYVRRSRRRFWQGDKAALRTLHEVLETVTKLMAPLTPFITERVWQDLIVPVTPGAPESVHLASWPEADLGAIDPELSKQMVLVRRLVELGRATRAESGVKTRQPLSRALIAASGFDTLHPELHAQITEELNVSSLASLSEVGGSLVDTTAKANFRALGKRFGKRVQEVAKAIAAADAAALSLALRQGTASVEVDGETIKLAPDEVIITETPREGWSVASDSGATVALDLEITEELRQAGLARDAIRLIQEARKNSGLDVADRIALRWTSTDPAVIAALGEHAELIAEEVLATDFGQGEGDDGYGETFTDEGLSLTFRLRKA, from the coding sequence ATGACAGCGCCGACGTACCGCCAGGTGCCCGCACAGGTCGACCTGCCCGCGCTTGAGCACGCCGTGCTCGACTTCTGGCGCGAGCAGAAGATCTTCGCCAAGACCCTGGAGCAGTCCGAGGGCCGCCCGGAGTGGGTGTTCTACGAGGGCCCGCCCACCGCCAACGGCATGCCCGGCGCCCACCACATCGAGGCGCGCGTCTTCAAGGACGTCTTCCCCCGTTTCCGCACCATGCGCGGCTACCACGTGGCCCGCAAGGCCGGCTGGGACTGCCACGGCCTGCCCGTGGAGCTGGCCGTCGAGAAGGAGCTGGGCTTCTCCGGCAAGCAGGACATCGAGGCGTACGGCATCGCCGAGTTCAACGCCAAGTGCCGCGAGTCCGTGACCCGGCACACCGACGCCTTCGCCGAGCTGACGACCCGCATGGGCTACTGGGTCGACCTGGACGACGCCTACCGGACCATGGACCCGGAGTACGTGGAGTCGGTCTGGTGGTCGCTGAAGGAGATCTTCGGCAAGGGCCTGCTGGTCCAGGACCACCGCGTCGCCCCCTGGTGCCCGCGCTGCGGCACCGGCCTGTCCGACCACGAGCTGGCGCAGGGCTACGAGACGGTCGTGGACCCCTCGGTCTACGTCCGCTTCCCGCTCACCTCCGGACCGCTCGCCGGCGAGGCCGCGCTCCTGGTGTGGACGACGACCCCCTGGACCCTGGTCTCCAACACGGCGGTCGCCGCGCACCCCGAGGTCACCTACGTCGTCGCCACCGACGGCGAGGAGAAGGTCGTCGTCGCCGAGCCGCTGCTCGGCAAGGCGCTCGGCGAGGGCTGGGAGCCCACCGGGCAGACCTTCACCGGTGCCGAGATGGAGCGCTGGACCTACCAGCGCCCCTTCGAGCTGGTCGAGTTCCCCGAGCCGGCGCACTACGTGGTGAACGCCGAGTACGTGACCACCGAGGACGGTACGGGTCTGGTCCACCAGTCCCCCGCCTTCGGTGAGGACGACCTCAAGGTCTGCCGCTCCTACGGTCTGCCCGTGGTCAACCCGGTGCGCCCCGACGGCACCTTCGAGGAGGACGTGCCGCTGGTCGGCGGCGTCTTCTTCAAGAAGGCGGACGAGAAGCTCACCGAGGACCTCAAGCAGCGCGGCCTGCTCTTCCGGCACCTGCCCTACGAGCACAGCTACCCGCACTGCTGGCGCTGCCACACCGCGCTGCTCTACTACGCGCAGCCCTCCTGGTACATCCGTACGACGGCCGTCAAGGACCGTCTCATCCAGGAGAACGAGAAGACCAACTGGTTCCCCGACACGGTCAAGCACGGCCGGTTCGGCGACTGGCTGAACAACAACATCGACTGGGCGCTGTCCCGCAACCGCTACTGGGGCACCCCGCTGCCCATCTGGCGCTGCGAGGACGACCACCTCACCTGCGTCGGCTCCCGCGCGGAGCTGTCCGAGCTGTCCGGCACCGACCAGTCGGAGCTCGACCCGCACCGCCCGTACATCGACGCGATCACCTTCGCCTGCCCGCAGGAGGGCTGCGGCAAGACGGCCACGCGCGTGCCGGAGGTCATCGACGCCTGGTACGACTCGGGCTCGATGCCGTTCGCGCAGTGGGGCTACCCGTACAAGAACAAGGAGCTGTTCGAGAGCCGTTACCCGGCGCAGTTCATCTCCGAGGCGATCGACCAGACCCGCGGCTGGTTCTACACGCTGATGGCGGTCGGCACCCTGGTGTTCGACAAGTCGTCGTACGAGAACGTCGTGTGCCTCGGCCACATCCTCGCCGAGGACGGCCGCAAGATGTCCAAGCACCTGGGCAACATCCTCCAGCCGATCCCGCTGATGGACCAGCACGGCGCGGACGCGGTGCGCTGGTTCATGGCGGCCGGCGGCTCCCCGTGGGCGGCCCGCCGGGTCGGCCACGGCACCATCCAGGAGGTCGTCCGCAAGACCCTGCTGACGTACTGGAACACGGTCGCCTTCCAGGCGCTGTACGCGCGTACGTCGAACTGGGCGCCGAGCGCGGCCGACCCGGCCCCGGCCGAGCGCCCGCTGATCGACCGCTGGCTGCTGTCCGAACTGCACGCGCTCACCGACCAGGTGACGCAGGCCCTGGAGGGGTACGACACCCAGCGCGCCGGCAAGCTGCTGTCCGCGTTCGTGGACGACCTGTCCAACTGGTACGTCCGCCGCTCGCGCCGCCGCTTCTGGCAGGGCGACAAGGCCGCGCTGCGCACGCTGCACGAGGTGCTGGAGACGGTCACCAAGCTGATGGCGCCGCTCACCCCGTTCATCACCGAGCGGGTGTGGCAGGACCTGATCGTGCCGGTCACCCCGGGCGCGCCGGAGTCGGTGCACCTCGCGTCCTGGCCCGAGGCGGACCTCGGCGCCATCGACCCGGAGCTGTCGAAGCAGATGGTCCTGGTGCGCCGGCTGGTGGAGCTGGGCCGGGCCACGCGCGCGGAGTCGGGCGTCAAGACGCGTCAGCCGCTGTCCCGCGCGCTGATCGCCGCGAGCGGTTTCGACACCCTCCACCCCGAACTGCACGCGCAGATCACCGAGGAGCTGAACGTCTCCTCGCTGGCGTCGCTGTCCGAGGTGGGCGGCTCCCTGGTGGACACCACCGCGAAGGCCAACTTCCGCGCGCTGGGCAAGCGGTTCGGCAAGCGGGTGCAGGAGGTCGCCAAGGCCATCGCCGCCGCGGACGCCGCCGCGCTGTCGCTGGCGCTGCGCCAGGGCACCGCGTCGGTGGAGGTGGACGGCGAGACGATCAAGCTGGCGCCGGACGAGGTGATCATCACCGAGACCCCGCGCGAGGGCTGGTCGGTGGCGTCCGACTCCGGTGCGACGGTGGCGCTGGACCTGGAGATCACCGAGGAGCTGCGGCAGGCCGGGCTCGCCCGGGACGCGATCCGGCTGATCCAGGAGGCGCGCAAGAACAGCGGCCTGGACGTGGCCGACCGGATCGCCCTGCGCTGGACGTCCACGGACCCGGCGGTGATCGCGGCGCTCGGCGAGCATGCCGAACTCATCGCCGAGGAGGTCCTGGCGACCGACTTCGGGCAGGGTGAGGGCGACGACGGCTATGGCGAGACCTTCACCGACGAGGGCCTGAGCCTGACGTTCCGGCTGCGGAAGGCGTAA
- a CDS encoding DivIVA domain-containing protein translates to MPLTPEDVRNKQFTTVRLREGYDEDEVDAFLDEVEAELTRLLRENEDLRAKLAAATRAAAQNQQNARKPPEQQEQQQQQQQQGMRGPGAPVPAGISGPPQQQMGGPMGGPPQLPSGAPQLPAGPGGQGGPQGPGPMGQGPMGQGPMGGQPPMQQQMGGPMGGPMGGPMGGPMGGPGQGPGGDSAARVLSLAQQTADQAIAEARSEANKIVGEARSRAEGLERDARAKADALERDAQEKHRVAMGSLESARATLERKVEDLRGFEREYRTRLKSYLESQLRQLETQADDSLAPPRTPAAASLPPSPAPSMAPAGASAPSYGGNQTMGGSPAQSSGPSYGGQQQMTPAMTQPMAPVRPQGPSPMGQAPSPMRGFLIDEDDN, encoded by the coding sequence ATGCCGTTGACCCCCGAGGACGTGCGGAACAAGCAGTTCACGACCGTCCGCCTCCGAGAAGGCTATGACGAGGACGAGGTCGATGCCTTCCTCGACGAGGTCGAAGCCGAACTGACCCGTCTGCTCCGGGAGAACGAGGACCTCCGCGCGAAGCTGGCCGCCGCCACGCGTGCCGCCGCGCAGAACCAGCAGAACGCTCGCAAGCCTCCGGAGCAGCAGGAACAGCAGCAGCAACAACAGCAGCAGGGCATGCGAGGTCCCGGCGCGCCGGTGCCCGCCGGGATATCGGGCCCGCCGCAGCAGCAGATGGGCGGCCCCATGGGAGGCCCGCCCCAGCTGCCCAGCGGTGCTCCGCAGCTGCCCGCCGGCCCCGGCGGTCAGGGTGGTCCGCAGGGCCCCGGCCCGATGGGCCAGGGTCCGATGGGACAGGGCCCGATGGGCGGTCAGCCGCCCATGCAGCAGCAGATGGGCGGCCCCATGGGCGGTCCGATGGGCGGCCCCATGGGTGGTCCCATGGGCGGTCCCGGTCAGGGTCCCGGTGGCGACAGCGCCGCGCGTGTCCTCTCGCTGGCCCAGCAGACCGCCGACCAGGCGATCGCCGAGGCCCGCTCCGAGGCCAACAAGATCGTCGGCGAGGCCCGCAGCCGCGCCGAGGGTCTGGAGCGTGACGCCCGCGCCAAGGCCGACGCGCTGGAGCGGGACGCGCAGGAGAAGCACCGTGTCGCGATGGGCTCCCTGGAGTCCGCCCGCGCCACGCTGGAGCGCAAGGTCGAGGACCTGCGCGGCTTCGAACGCGAGTACCGCACGCGCCTGAAGTCGTACCTGGAGTCGCAGCTGCGTCAGCTGGAGACCCAGGCCGACGACTCGCTGGCCCCGCCGCGCACCCCGGCCGCCGCGTCCCTGCCGCCGTCCCCGGCGCCTTCCATGGCACCGGCCGGCGCGAGCGCCCCGTCCTACGGCGGCAACCAGACGATGGGCGGCTCGCCCGCGCAGTCGTCCGGCCCGTCCTACGGCGGTCAGCAGCAGATGACGCCCGCCATGACCCAGCCGATGGCTCCGGTCCGCCCGCAGGGTCCGTCCCCGATGGGCCAGGCCCCCTCGCCGATGCGCGGTTTCCTGATCGACGAGGACGACAACTGA
- a CDS encoding YggT family protein has translation MSVFAQVIYIALMVFLVILIFRLVMDYVFQFARSWQPGKAMVVVLEATYTVTDPPLKLLRRFIPPLRLGGVALDLSFFVLMIIVYILIAIVQNFVR, from the coding sequence ATGAGCGTGTTCGCGCAGGTGATCTACATCGCGCTGATGGTGTTTCTCGTCATCCTCATCTTCCGGCTGGTCATGGACTACGTCTTCCAGTTCGCCCGCTCATGGCAACCCGGCAAGGCGATGGTGGTCGTACTGGAGGCCACCTACACTGTCACCGATCCACCGCTGAAGCTTCTGCGGCGGTTCATTCCGCCGCTGCGTCTCGGGGGCGTGGCGCTCGACCTGTCCTTCTTCGTACTGATGATCATCGTCTACATTCTCATCGCCATCGTGCAGAACTTCGTGAGATGA
- a CDS encoding cell division protein SepF: MAGAMRKMAVYLGLVEDDGYDGRGFDPDDDFEPELDPEPERDHRRHEVSHQSHGVHQPQRDESVRVVQPPAPREPVSQSASLPAESGRPARIAPVASITQERQSLEKNAPVIMPKVVSEREPYRITTLHPRTYNEARTIGEHFREGTPVIMNLTEMDDTDAKRLVDFAAGLVFGLHGSIERVTQKVFLLSPANVDVTAEDKARIAEGGFFNQS, translated from the coding sequence ATGGCCGGCGCGATGCGCAAGATGGCGGTCTACCTCGGCCTCGTGGAGGACGATGGGTACGACGGCCGCGGATTCGACCCCGATGACGATTTCGAGCCCGAGTTGGACCCGGAGCCCGAGCGGGACCACCGGCGACACGAGGTGTCACATCAGTCGCACGGGGTACATCAACCCCAAAGGGATGAATCGGTGCGAGTGGTGCAGCCTCCGGCGCCGCGCGAGCCGGTCTCCCAATCGGCTTCGCTACCCGCGGAATCGGGGCGCCCGGCGCGTATCGCGCCCGTGGCGTCCATCACACAAGAACGTCAGTCCCTGGAGAAGAACGCGCCGGTGATCATGCCCAAGGTCGTGTCGGAACGAGAGCCTTACCGGATCACCACATTGCACCCACGGACCTACAACGAGGCCCGTACCATCGGGGAACACTTCCGTGAGGGCACTCCGGTGATCATGAATCTGACCGAGATGGACGACACAGACGCGAAGCGACTTGTCGACTTTGCGGCCGGATTGGTGTTTGGTCTTCACGGCAGTATCGAGCGGGTGACGCAGAAGGTGTTCCTGTTGTCTCCTGCTAACGTCGATGTCACGGCGGAGGACAAGGCCCGCATCGCAGAGGGCGGGTTCTTCAACCAGAGCTGA